CTCGGAGCGAGAATTGTGCGAGCGCTTTGGCATCAGCCGCATTACCGTGCGCCAGGCGCTGACCGAGCTAGAGATGGAGGGCCGCTTGGTGCGCGATCAGGGCCGCGGCACGTTTGTCGCGCCGCCGCGCATCGCACAACATTTAACGCGCTTGACCAGCTTCACGCAAGACATGCAAGAGCGCGGCAAGAAGGCCGGCTCGGTGGTGTTGCAATTGACGGTGACGCGCGCCACGGCGGCGGTGGCCCATCGCTTGCGCTTGGATGCTCGTCATCGGCAGGTGATCCTATTGCAACGCTTGCGCACCGCCAACGGCGAGCCGATGGCGGTTGAGACTGCCCACTTGAGCGCGACGCTATGCCGGGATATTCTGCGCGAAGACCTGACCAACCAATCCCTGTACCATTTGCTCTCTCAAAAGTATGGGGTGATCCCCACACGGGCTGAACAGCAGTTGGAGGCGGTTGCCTGTCCGCTTGAGGCAGCGAAGGTGCTGGGCGTGCGCGTCGGCAGCCCGGTGCTGCACCTCTATCGCACGACATACTCGCAACACGGCTGTCCGTTCGAGACCGTGGAATCGTACTATCGCGGAGATAAATACGTGTTCTACGCTGAGTTGAGCCTAGCGGCTGAACCCAGCACTTGAAATCACCATCACGAGGAGGAGTGTGAAATCCATGGACAAGCGCGTTTCAATCTTGATCCGCATGGCCGGCGCAATGAGCGTGCTGTTGAGCGCCTGCGCCGCCCCGGTTGCCCCTACAGCGCCGGCGGCGCCCCAAGCCCCTGCCGCTACCGAGGCCTCGGCGCCGGCTGCTACCCAAGCGCCTGCCGCGCCCCAGGCGCCGGCTGCTACCCCTAAAGGCGGCTTGCGCAAGAGCAACAGCGGCTACAAAGGCACGCTGAACTTGTGGGTATTGGGCTACACGCCGGGCAATCAATTTGCCAATCCCTTCGACCTGGCCATTGCCCAGTTTGAGGCCGACAATCCCGACATCAACGTCGAGATCACCGGTTATCCGCCCAACGACGAAGGGTTCACCAAGCTCACTACCGCGCTGCAGAGCGGCCAGGGCATTGACGTGCTGCGTCTACCTTCCGACCGGCTGCCGGCGTTCGTGAAAGATGACCTGATCGCGCCGATTGACGATTACCTCACTGACGCCGATAAAGCCGACATCCTGCCCAATACGCTCGAAGCGGTTCGGTTGAAGGACGGCAAAGCATATGCGTGGCCGCTGTGGGTTGTGCCGATGGGCATTTACCTCAACCTGGACGTGTTCCAGGAGGCCGGCGTGGAGCTGCCTTCGAAGGACTGGACGTGGGAGGAGTTCGTCGAAACCGCCAAGAAACTTACCTTCCAGCGCGCCAACGGCGAGCAAGTCTACGGCTTCAGTGGCTTTATTGACCCCGGCGTGATCAACACTTGGGGGCTGTGGATGAACGAGGACCCTAGCGTGCGCCCGATCGTGGACGGCAAATTCGGCTTTGACAGCGACAAGGCCGCAGCCGGCCTGAAGCGCTTTGCCGAGCTGGCGTTGGTGCACAAGGTGACGCCGCCCGACTTCGGTTCGCAGAAAGATGCAGACGTGAAAGGCGGCTTCAAGAATAAGCAATACGGCATGATCGTGGATGCCACCGGCTTCAGCCCACAGCTCAAGGCCGACAAGATCAACTTCGCCATCTACCCGCTGCCCAGCGTCAACGGCAACCGGATAACCGTCGGTGCGATCGGGTTGATTGCCGTGGCGGCGACGAACGACAAAGTGAAGGAACAGGCGGCGATGGACCTGGCCCGCTATCTGACCAGCGCGGAGGTGCAAGAGGACGTGCCGCCCAGCGAGACGGCTGCAACCGGCTTTTACCTGGCGCCTGCCGCCCGCAAATCGGTGAAAGTCGCTCCGCCGCTCGACCAGTTCCTGCCGATGCTGGACTACATGTGGATCACCCCGCTGACGCCGGCTTGGCCTAAGCTCACCCGCTTGATCCATCCCGAATACCAAAACATCATCTTCGGCAAGGTGGATCCGGCAGAAGCGATGACAAAGATCGCGCCGGAAGCCAATTCGCTCATCGCGGGGCAATGAGAAGAGCCATAAGAAGAATTGAGAATTGAGAAATGGGCGCCGTCTCGCGCCCTTCTCAATTCTCAATTCCTCATTTGAGATGCGTCGGTTTGTCCAAAAGCACGGCTGGAGCTACACCTTCATCCTGCCCAGCTTGCTCACGTTTACCGTGTTCGTGCTGGCGCCGGTGGTGTGGGCGTTCATCATCTCCTTTCAAGAGTACAGCTTGGTGCGCGGCGGCACTTGGGTGACGCCGATTTACAAGAACTACGTCACGGCGTTCACCCAATTTGGCGGCGTGTTCGTCAGCGCCATCCGGAACACGCTGATCTACACGCTGTTCACCGTCACGGCCAACATCCTGATCGGCTTGATCCTGGCCAGCCTGATCCAGCCGCTGAGCAACTGG
The window above is part of the Candidatus Roseilinea sp. genome. Proteins encoded here:
- the yvoA gene encoding HTH-type transcriptional repressor YvoA gives rise to the protein MNTWQSVPSLDKRDPTPLYCQLKEVILSQIDSGAWSPGMQLPSERELCERFGISRITVRQALTELEMEGRLVRDQGRGTFVAPPRIAQHLTRLTSFTQDMQERGKKAGSVVLQLTVTRATAAVAHRLRLDARHRQVILLQRLRTANGEPMAVETAHLSATLCRDILREDLTNQSLYHLLSQKYGVIPTRAEQQLEAVACPLEAAKVLGVRVGSPVLHLYRTTYSQHGCPFETVESYYRGDKYVFYAELSLAAEPST
- a CDS encoding ABC transporter substrate-binding protein is translated as MDKRVSILIRMAGAMSVLLSACAAPVAPTAPAAPQAPAATEASAPAATQAPAAPQAPAATPKGGLRKSNSGYKGTLNLWVLGYTPGNQFANPFDLAIAQFEADNPDINVEITGYPPNDEGFTKLTTALQSGQGIDVLRLPSDRLPAFVKDDLIAPIDDYLTDADKADILPNTLEAVRLKDGKAYAWPLWVVPMGIYLNLDVFQEAGVELPSKDWTWEEFVETAKKLTFQRANGEQVYGFSGFIDPGVINTWGLWMNEDPSVRPIVDGKFGFDSDKAAAGLKRFAELALVHKVTPPDFGSQKDADVKGGFKNKQYGMIVDATGFSPQLKADKINFAIYPLPSVNGNRITVGAIGLIAVAATNDKVKEQAAMDLARYLTSAEVQEDVPPSETAATGFYLAPAARKSVKVAPPLDQFLPMLDYMWITPLTPAWPKLTRLIHPEYQNIIFGKVDPAEAMTKIAPEANSLIAGQ